The following proteins are co-located in the Pectinophora gossypiella chromosome 7, ilPecGoss1.1, whole genome shotgun sequence genome:
- the LOC126368305 gene encoding cilia- and flagella-associated protein 44: MSDDDDEIIGDDDDDADEYEGHYGEEFGKYEHLDLEAEQVQEESVLTEYDPDDFVSGAVNSPYSTIPVDLFDFEYSYGYDCFKYFNLCACDDSVVCWAAGSIVTFMDIHTKQTWFRRSTTGGTVGNIASYRVDPDYRIAIAEAREGANEPVIVMYTWPQMEIDAVLREGTENAYSILDFSPDGEMLASVGKEPDYNITIWNWKRHKIMLRTSAFTYDVDAVMFSPYCPGQLTTGGHAHIKFWKLVQTFTGLKLKGELGRFGKTEICNVVGVYPMPDEKVLSGCEWGNILVWEAGLVKLEVTQRGRKRCHNGPIIQFMLSPAGDEVTTISRDGCIRAWYWDTVEQADPPEDDQFVELNPVAETCVPGCQIMCLKHQKDQFWYAQDGNGGIWTVELELDKLECDHRKMFTTHAGPVVAILALRTHPILLTMGKDGAIMAYNINTHALLARYMFSHAISCTLYVPLELDHTSRSIMVGFEDGMMRTLLFHADRLLEQKNVIDIRVHSALTIHSEDSIHADVMDLVSWLKPHSKKLVQMSFNTQYTLLVTCGEDSTIFMYKVMSGNPLKLERLGFIETPNIVAYMTWKPNEERVLLLCGQAGLVIEAVLPDAEVRKYTEITTFKLEFESRKDVVVKKQYMRHRPFPTEDDLASIDEEALKAAAEAADMDKDEEEEEWVGEVELIEDDTQPPTTITWAEYCDDGIWVIQKGTGALLLIKPGLPVKPGVSNILKYGPFPQAWLDDFITLRFVCDRKYLVAGTNNGYIRVVRMPYDYEDNPDHHFQKWMTAMQILLKKLKGRRLAKEETQPIPRIDFVDNYYLQMHDRYTGAITCMDFSADGKYFFTCGGDGNIFSYLINFEEPLYPPPELPHIPELPKVEKLKEPSTVEGQIMSHEQLKQKEEYEKMMAIANAHKKRVRDQLAELTSEYNKLIKANRVLPASQQIDVTLDPRPLEVQEQELEVARQLAVRKVAHQLEASDLGLWKMYSRNIIQLDVFPFTLRAIRDPKVMIRPLRQKNLSKAFFDQLEEVHQKMAEAALRGRRTESSVRRMAQKRPSWGPPRVASFLLGLPPRPPHPLKKALRNYYTRLHRHHIQFIEWQDHLSRKPDPNALPPGAAEALKEAEASIGNYLLKTAPDYIAPPGHNTQLRLCLTRQEIYENKREFNAQILELRERKLELVDRMNSIGERLGEIRLEIPPKLVKAPPEVPSIDEELEFPEKNLEVKPETVVVTLRGPSTPGTKRGSMTQEKRKSLLFPQPRLRQPKVPRFVSLAESRPLAASWDLLRPRPDHHPTPMEVEIRERRIERHLFEQDMLLVEADISVREFDSRLRQLQRERIRVQEKNQLLELHLYQMHQEMNVLNRFEAHEDKLAEKVYTKLMQVRAVQEQIQECETRIEEYIDEKENLDVECQEIQSQFKKLVHDNKFADFLRRIFKKKYRQPRTRDDDEGSSEESSSSSSSEEEDEGSLDSRDIGPIRLDPNVCPEGCDQDLYDKTYELRNTRHKYEQQMQEQDRLVELLKKDIDAHNKIKRKLSVQLDKRKNNLREFMMEKQSCLNEIDQVVILHYDQIRAAALLGCTGPDGLKHAVVFPEQLLLKLRKRVLELQEEIRLQRIRAKINRTHLFRMNIDLREMQRLAEEIRAQMRDVLTRKLGKPRKVDKTLDDVLRQMARRHKYTDNLRILPHMLQQFRTWRERHSELEKKYLNHLDRYSSRLRLAAALQADVLPQKPCKDPSIMYGAYNLQHYSRDVVRLRIVRSQQLQQIKQLQEEIGNLRLKPSDKTKITTKPPPLEPEPSEIYLYMIPHMPFRTRHKYFPITPLSSQSKMIHEVNVMKLLYDCLDAMRHTREDADLLLKDLTDAMPEVFCGARSRFEVVDELVRKWLLKHGGDPSQYKKQTRAFDALAMIADTLIRQHLESLEGATDDDNLAMDQLEAGLRGVSDMDQSLGVRMAPVLAALFHTAETDELATEETMTSLVNSLIDDDHKLTEEEIDNINVPAMVEDIKDLSVRVPDAEIERIILLAIECLRAQLLSLNETEEIELETEKAIVSASQAAFLIAEPPNRTSISRDMSMDRTHRSSREGDTSRSRLSTVRSRQSSLVKPRVSLAGSKIIVDPTGHTVSEPIAGGPSKIATGRSSKTDTSEHAAGRGSKTGSSIKIVAGETVTEPDSHEPSKTESSSKVSSKTTSDSTGAGGDSEASDTPVETPVDTPVDTPREGEGPADEP; this comes from the exons ATGTCAGACGACGATGATGAAATTATTGGGGACGACGATGacg ACGCAGACGAATATGAAGGGCATTATGGTGAAGAGTTTGGGAAGTATGAACACTTGGACTTGGAGGCGGAACAAGTGCAGGAGGAGTCGGTACTCACGGAGTACGACCCCGATGACTTCGTTTCCGGAGCCGTTAACAGTCCATATTCTACCATACCTGTCGACTTGTTCGACTTTGA ATATTCGTATGGGTACGACTGTTTCAAATACTTCAACTTGTGCGCATGCGACGATTCAGTGGTGTGCTGGGCTGCTGGCAGTATCGTCACCTTTATGGACATCCACACGAAACAGACATGGTTCCGGAGGAGCACCACTGGAGGCACTGTCGGAAATATTGCT TCGTACAGAGTTGACCCGGATTACCGAATCGCCATAGCAGAAGCAAGAGAGGGCGCGAACGAGCCTGTAATCGTAATGTACACCTGGCCACAGATGGAAATAGATGCGGTGCTTCGAGAGGGCACTGAGAACGCCTACTCTATActagattttag CCCCGATGGTGAAATGTTAGCCTCAGTAGGCAAAGAGCCTGACTACAACATCACTATTTGGAACTGGAAGCGACACAAGATCATGCTACGAACCAGTGCCTTTACATACGATGTGGATGCTGTTATGTTTTCTCCTTACTGTCCTGGACAACTTACTACAGGCG GACATGCCCACATCAAATTTTGGAAACTGGTACAAACTTTCACCGGACTGAAACTCAAAGGCGAACTTGGAAGGTTTGGCAAAACTGAAATTTGCAACGTGGTTGGAGTTTACCCCATGCCTGATGAAAAG GTGCTGTCTGGTTGCGAATGGGGCAATATCCTGGTGTGGGAAGCAGGTCTTGTCAAGCTAGAAGTTACACAACGCGGACGTAAACGTTGCCACAATGGACCCATA ATCCAATTCATGCTAAGTCCTGCTGGTGATGAAGTGACTACAATATCTCGCGACGGTTGCATTCGGGCCTGGTATTGGGACACTGTGGAACAAGCTGATCCTCCGGAAGACGACCAGTTCGTTGAGCTGAATCCTGTAGCTGAGACTTGC GTGCCGGGTTGTCAAATAATGTGCTTGAAACATCAAAAGGACCAATTTTGGTACGCCCAA GATGGCAATGGTGGTATTTGGACTGTGGAGTTGGAGCTTGATAAGCTGGAGTGCGACCACCGCAAGATGTTTACAACCCACGCTGGGCCCGTAGTGGCTATACTAGCCTTGCGCACTCACCCGATCCTGCTTACAATGGGAAAAGACGGTGCCATAATGGCATACAATATTAACACTCACGCACTCCTAGCCCGATATATGTTTTCACACGCAATATCCTGTACTCTATATGTACCACTAGAG cTTGATCACACATCTCGTTCGATAATGGTGGGCTTTGAAGACGGTATGATGAGGACGCTACTGTTCCATGCAGACCGGCTGTTGGAACAGAAGAACGTGATTGACATCAGAGTACATTCCGCGCTTACCATTCACAGTGAGGATTCCATTCATGCTGACGTCATGGATTTGGTGTCT TGGCTGAAACCCCACTCTAAGAAGCTAGTCCAGATGTCATTcaatacacaatacacattgtTAGTTACGTGTGGGGAGGATTCCACGATATTCATGTATAAAGTTATGTCGGGCAACCCTTTGAAATTAGAAAGACTCGGGTTTATAGAGACACCTAACATTGTCGCTTACATGACCTGGAAACCTAATGAG GAAAGAGTTCTGCTTCTGTGCGGGCAAGCAGGATTAGTTATTGAGGCAGTGTTGCCTGATGCTGAAGTTCGCAAATATACTGAAATTACCACTTTTAAATTAGAATTTGAATCTCGTAAAGATGTTGtagtaaaaaaacaata CATGCGCCACCGACCATTTCCAACTGAGGATGATCTAGCCAGTATAGATGAAGAGGCTCTAAAAGCTGCTGCTGAAGCGGCAGACATGGATAAagatgaagaagaagaggaaTGGGTCGGAGAAGTAGAGCTAA TTGAAGACGACACCCAACCACCCACTACTATAACTTGGGCGGAGTATTGCGATGACGGTATTTGGGTAATACAGAAAGGCACGGGAGCGTTACTACTGATAAAACCGGGACTACCGGTTAAACCGGGAGTCAGCAATATTCTCAAATATGGCCCTTTTCCCCAAGCATGGTTGGATGATTTTATTACGCTCAGATTCGT aTGTGACCGAAAATATCTAGTGGCTGGTACAAATAATGGTTACATACGTGTAGTAAGAATGCCCTACGATTACGAAGATAACCCTGACCACCACTTCCAAAAATGGATGACGGCGATGCAAATTTTACTTAAGAAACTAAAGGGCAGACGCTTAGCAAAGGAagag ACTCAACCGATACCTCGTATAGATTTCGTCGATAATTATTATCTTCAAATGCATGACCGGTATACAGGTGCTATAACTTGTATGGATTTCAGCGCCGATGGAAA GTATTTCTTCACTTGTGGTGGTGATGGAaacatattttcttatttaataaACTTTGAGGAGCCGCTGTACCCTCCACCAGAATTGCCTCATATTCCGGAATTACCT AAAgttgaaaaattaaaagaacCGAGTACAGTAGAGGGACAAATAATGTCCCACGAACAGTTGAAACAAAAAGAAGAGTATGAGAAAATGATGGCGATCGCCAACGCTCACAAGAAACGTGTACGGGACCAGCTAGCTGAGCTCACTAGCGAATATAACAAACTAATCAAGGC GAACCGTGTGCTACCTGCTTCTCAACAAATAGACGTTACTCTTGACCCTCGTCCATTGGAAGTGCAAGAGCAAGAATTGGAGGTAGCCAGGCAGCTTGCAGTGAGGAAGGTGGCGCATCAACTGGAAGCGTCTGACTTGGGTTTGTGGAAGATGTACTCCAGGAATATCATTCAGCTGGATGTATTCCCATTCACATTGCGAGCTATTAG AGACCCAAAAGTAATGATAAGACCCTTACGCCAGAAAAACCTATCGAAAGCCTTCTTCGATCAATTGGAAGAGGTCCACCAAAAAATGGCTGAAGCTGCTTTACGGGgcag ACGTACGGAGTCCTCAGTTCGTCGCATGGCTCAGAAGAGGCCCTCCTGGGGGCCACCACGTGTGGCCTCCTTTTTACTGGGACTTCCCCCGCGACCTCCGCATCCCCTGAAGAAAGCACTGCGAAATTACTATACACGCTTGCATCGCCACCACATTCAGTTCATTGAG TGGCAAGATCATCTTTCTCGTAAACCAGATCCTAACGCTTTACCGCCTGGAGCTGCAGAGGCGCTCAAAGAAGCGGAGGCTTCGATTGGCAACTACCTACTGAAAACTGCACCAGACTACATAGCTCCACCCGGACACAACACTCAGCTTCGTCTTTGTCTTACTAGGCAAGAG ATTTACGAGAACAAGCGAGAATTCAACGCTCAAATTCTGGAACTTCGCGAGCGTAAGTTGGAGCTTGTCGACCGTATGAATAGTATTGGCGAGAGGTTGGGAGAGATTAGACTCGAAATTCCACCAAAATTGGTGAAAGCACCCCCTGAAGTGCCTTCGATTGACGAAGAACTGGAGTTTCCTGAGAAGAATCTTGAG GTTAAACCAGAGACTGTGGTAGTGACTTTAAGGGGTCCATCTACTCCTGGAACTAAAAGAGGCTCCATGACGCAGGAAAAgagaaaatctttattatttcctcAACCTAGATTGCGGCAGCCCAAAGTACCACGATTCGTATCACTGGCAG AAAGTCGCCCATTAGCGGCATCTTGGGATCTTCTTAGACCAAGACCCGATCACCACCCCACACCAATGGAAGTTGAAATTCGCGAGAGGCGAATTGAAAG ACATCTTTTTGAACAAGACATGTTGCTAGTAGAAGCTGATATATCAGTTCGTGAATTTGACTCACGTCTAAGGCAACTCCAAAGAGAACGTATTCGTGTTCAG gaaaaaaatcAACTGTTGGAACTACATTTGTATCAAATGCACCAAGAAATGAATGTGCTGAACCGTTTTGAAGCTCACGAAGACAAGCTAGCTGAAAAAGTTTACACGAAATTAATgcag gtcAGAGCTGTTCAAGAACAAATTCAAGAATGTGAGACACGTATAGAAGAATACATagatgaaaaagaaaatctagATGTTGAGTGTCAAGAAATACAATCGCAATTCAAAAAGCTGGTCCATGATAACAAATTTGCAGATTTTCTACGCAGGATctttaagaaaaaatatcgtCAACCACGCACtcgtgatgatgatg agGGATCATCGGAGGAATCCTCCTCATCGTCATCAAGCGAAGAAGAGGACGAAGGCAGTCTGGACAGTCGAGACATTGGGCCTATTCGACTTGATCCCAACGTTTGCCCTGAGGGTTGCGATCAAGACCTTTATGACAAGACATACGAATTAAGGAATACTAG gCATAAGTACGAACAACAAATGCAGGAACAAGATCGTTTAGTAGAACTTCTTAAGAAAGACATTGATGCACACAATAAAATCAAACGCAAGCTCTCTGTGCAACTTGACAAGAGGAAGAATAATTTAAGAGAATTCATG ATGGAAAAACAAAGTTGTTTGAACGAGATAGATCAAGTGGTTATACTTCACTACGATCAGATTCGGGCTGCAGCGCTTCTCGGCTGCACGGGACCAGACGGATTGAAACATGCGGTTGTTTTTCCCGAACAACTTCTTTTGAAACTAAGGAAACGTGTACTGGAATTGCAGGAAGAAATAAGGCTACAAAGGATAAGAGCTAA GATCAACCGTACCCATTTGTTCCGCATGAACATTGATTTGCGTGAAATGCAACGATTGGCTGAAGAGATTCGAGCGCAGATGCGCGATGTGCTCACGCGCAAGCTGGGCAAACCTAGGAAAGTTGATAAAACCCTCGATGATGTTCTACGACAGATGGCTCGACGGCACAAGTACACTGACAATTTGAGAATTCTACCGCATATGTTACAACAATTTCGAACTTGGCGA GAGCGCCACAGTGAACTCGAGAAGAAATATCTAAATCACTTGGATCGGTATTCAAGTCGTCTCCGACTAGCAGCAGCATTGCAAGCTGATGTTCTACCGCAAAAG CCGTGTAAAGATCCAAGTATAATGTATGGTGCATACAATCTGCAACATTACAGTCGcgatgttgttcgtctgcgaATTGTACGTTCACAGCAACTGCAACAAATTAAG CAATTACAAGAGGAGATCGGCAATTTGCGACTTAAGCCTTCCGATAAAACGAAAATAACTACAAAACCGCCCCCTCTTGAGCCTGAACCTTCAGAAATTTATCTCTATATGATACCTCACATGCCTTTTCGAACACGTCACAAATATTTTCCGAT AACCCCTCTGAGTTCGCAATCGAAGATGATACACGAAGTCAACGTAATGAAGCTCTTGTATGATTGTTTGGATGCCATGCGGCACACACGAGAAGACGCGGATCTGCTGCTTAAAGACCTCACCGATGCAATGCCAGAAGTTTTCTGCgg AGCAAGATCCCGTTTTGAAGTAGTAGACGAGCTAGTCCGAAAATGGCTGCTCAAACATGGTGGAGATCCGAGTCAGTATAAGAAGCAAACTCGGGCATTTGATGCCCTGGCCATGATTGCGGATACGCTTATAAGACAGCAT CTTGAATCATTAGAAGGTGCAACAGACGACGACAACTTAGCGATGGACCAACTGGAAGCAGGTTTGAGAGGCGTGTCTGATATGGACCAGTCACTTGGTGTCCGCATGGCTCCTGTTCTAGCGGCGCTATTTCACACCGCCGAAACCGATGAATTGG CTACTGAAGAAACTATGACGTCACTGGTCAACTCCCTAATTGACGATGACCATAAACTTACTGAAGAAGAAATAGACAACATAAACGTGCCCGCCATGGTTGAAGATATTAAAG ACCTATCTGTAAGGGTTCCTGATGCAGAAATAGAGCGTATAATTTTATTGGCTATAGAATGCTTGAGGGCCCAACTGTTGTCTTTAAATGAAACAGAAGAAATAGAATTGGAGACAGAAAAAGCAATTGTGTCTGCATCG CAAGCAGCATTCCTAATAGCTGAGCCTCCGAACCGCACCTCAATTTCCCGAGATATGTCCATGGACCGAACTCACCGTTCCAGCAGAGAAGGAGACACAAGTAGGTCTCGACTGAGCACCGTCAGATCTCGCCAAAGTAGCCTGGTGAAACCTCGAGTAAGTCTTGCTGGCAGCAAGATTATAGTTGACCCCACTGGTCATACTGTCTCTGAACCCATTGCCGGTGGACCCAGTAAAATTGCTACTGGTCGGTCTAGTAAGACTGATACTTCAGAACATGCTGCCGGGAGGGGCAGTAAAACTGGTTCTTCAATTAAAATTGTCGCCGGTGAAACTGTTACTGAACCTGATTCCCATGAGCCCAGCAAAACTGAGAGTTCAAGTAAAGTTTCAAGCAAAACTACTTCGGACAGCACAGGTGCTGGAGGAGATAGTGAAGCTAGTGATACGCCAGTAGAGACACCAGTGGACACACCGGTAGACACACCGAGAGAAGGGGAGGGGCCAGCAGATGAaccataa
- the LOC126367992 gene encoding signal-induced proliferation-associated 1-like protein 3, with translation MYAPDHLRRKEARDVMYRSNSSLDLIYAEHPSGNGLRREYGSHGSIDVIGGANDRVPAMVHNYSGTSLSDKPPGLGRERLADVIAGDHADGPPQRASASPKPRLKLNKLWGGAAPALSRQPLDDSSSLTPEQKRKQFAHYDCQSLMANLSYAAEMRGALLSRRRNTTTGASAASLLATRGLPPGEDTVPDTGDGRTNELIESCPFFRNELGGEEERCVSLCWRTSRGAIPGQSGGWHRPKAAYGVSVLEFPPGNSHWRLGCPFARSVAPLPIESQDLGALYYRNYFYTQLHQNWFGMDETLGPIAISIKKERVELRRGGGDVSAPTSQLAWQYRLIIRTSELLTLRGSVLEDALPTAKPSNNSATYNTKEVIEYVAPELQLNCLRLATTNSGAEEQLLRLDEQCVIRHYKVGVMYCKSGQSTEEEMYNNQEAGPAFVEFLQMLGQTVRLKDFDKYKAGLDNRTDSTGLYSVYATYQGCEIMFHVSTMLPYTPNNRQQLLRKRHIGNDIVTIVFQEPGAAPFTPRNIRSQFQHVFVVVRAIDPCTENTHYSIAVSRAKEVPLFGPPIKDGAVYPKGEAFTDLLLSKVINGENAAIQSPKFSTMATRTRQEYLKDLAKNHVTATTLESGQKFSIFSSLLMKSSSNTSNNAVLPRIDSCANDVLVGGALCFHVQVQDEGAGGSLLDCIMGVSADTVVLIEEGTRQIVLVLPTNSLLGWVVSGGWSRVYYHRGESVRVRGGGGALLRRLACVAPAHAQRLHELTLERGAASQLGFHVQPDGLVTAVEGGGCAARAGVRRGARLLEVCRAAVTALHHDQLVDLLKTSDPVTVTVTFASSSKCQCETTLEEWAPLARADAQHPGRPRRAYERGHSPPRSDSSGYGTGGSGRSARRSPQTSPVSEAALRRRSHDGAASPRHPRHKRASANTNSLTEELMRLMDAELGSGAQQAAGRGGSVPATPAPAAAPPLPLCDAAALDWAALVHTATRAMLQICEEHQYPSIDNPDPMLDPLTNEPPVHDSWSDVPTTDTSPPLPAPPPSAPAAPAPPAAGACGCGLAARVAALEADAARAQRHQHQLEEEVRRLRRHNARLREESARAVLQLRHFTQWLKRTVDRQ, from the exons ATGTATGCTCCAGATCATCTTCGAAGGAAGGAAGCCAGAGATGTTATGTACCGCAGTAATTCGAGTCTTGACCTAATATACGCAGAACATCCGTCGGGAAATGGTTTGCGACGCGAATACGGGAGTCATGGGTCAatcgacgtgataggtggcgcaAACGACAGGGTGCCCGCTATGGTACATAACTACAGCGGAACCTCGCTATCCGATAAACCGCCGGGGCTGGGCCGCGAGCGCCTGGCTGACGTGATCGCCGGCGACCATGCCGACGGCCCGCCCCAGCGAGCCAGCGCCAGTCCAAAGCCAAGACTCAAACTCAACAAGCTATGGGGGGGTGCTGCACCTGCACTTTCCCGTCAACCACTCGACGACTCATCGTCTCTCACCCCTGAGCAAAAAAGGAAACAATTTGCTCACTATGACTGCCAATCACTCATGGCTAACCTGAGCTATGCTGCAGAAATGCGAGGTGCCCTTCTCAGTCGACGTCGCAACACAACCACCGGGGCGTCAGCTGCATCCCTACTAGCTACTAGAGGCTTGCCACCAGGGGAGGATACTGTACCAGATACAGGAGATGGAAGAACTAATGAATTAATAGAAAGTTGTCCCTTCTTCAGAAATGAATTAGGCG GCGAGGAAGAGCGTTGTGTCTCGTTATGTTGGAGAACATCTCGCGGCGCCATACCCGGCCAGTCCGGTGGTTGGCATCGACCTAAGGCCGCTTACGGGGTGTCGGTCCTCGAGTTCCCACCGGGCAACTCGCACTGGCGCCTCGGCTGCCCCTTCGCGAGATCCGTAGCACCCTTACCCATCGAAAGCCAAGACCTAGGTGCCCTGTACTACAGAAACTATTTCTACACGCAAC TTCATCAGAATTGGTTCGGCATGGACGAGACTCTTGGACCTATCGCTATATCCATCAAGAAGGAACGAGTGGAACTGCGTCGCGGCGGAGGCGACGTGTCGGCACCTACTTCGCAGCTCGCCTGGCAATATCGCCTTATCATCCGGACGTCAGAGCTGCTCACCCTACGAGGCTCAGTCCTCGAAGATGCCCTGCCCACCGCTAAACCAAGCAACAACAGCGCGACTTATAACACCAAAGAAGTTATAGAATACGTTGCGCCAGAATTGCAGCTTAATTGCTTAAG GCTCGCGACTACAAACAGCGGCGCCGAAGAACAGTTGTTACGCCTCGATGAGCAATGCGTCATCAGGCATTATAAAGTCGGAGTAATGTACTGTAAGAGTGGCCAATCCACTGAGGAGGAGATGTACAACAACCAAGAAGCAGGGCCCGCCTTTGTTGAATTCCTTCAAATGTTGGGCCAAACAGTCAGATTAAAAGACTTTGACAAGTACAAAGCTGGCTTGGACAACCGAACAGACTCCACGGGGCTTTATTCTGTGTACGCTACGTACCAAGGCTGCGAAATAATGTTTCACGTGTCTACTATGCTTCCGTACACGCCGAACAATCGACAGCAGTTATTAAGGAAGCGGCATATAGGCAACGATATTGTGACGATTGTCTTCCAAGAGCCCGGTGCGGCGCCTTTTACGCCTAGAAACATCCGGTCGCAGTTCCAGCATGTTTTCGTGGTGGTCAGAGCGATAGACCCTTGTACAGAGAACACGCACTACAGCATAGCTGTCAGTCGCGCCAAAGAAGTGCCTTTATTTGGGCCACCCATCAAAGATGGAGCAGTGTACCCTAAGGGCGAAGCGTTTACCGATCTGCTTTTGAGCAAG GTAATAAACGGAGAAAACGCAGCTATCCAGTCACCGAAATTTAGTACAATGGCAACGCGCACGAGACAAGAGTACCTGAAAGATTTAGCCAAGAACCACGTGACGGCCACCACACTGGAGAGCGGACAGAAGTTTT CAATATTTTCGTCGTTATTGATGAAAAGCAGTAGCAACACCAGTAACAACGCGGTTCTACCGCGCATCGACAGCTGCGCCAACGATGTGCTGGTTGGTGGCGCTCTGTGCTTCCAT GTACAAGTACAAGACGAAGGTGCGGGCGGTTCACTGCTAGACTGCATCATGGGAGTGTCGGCAGATACCGTGGTGCTCATAGAAGAAGGGACGCGGCAAATTGTGCTGGTTCTACCCACTAACTCATTGCTTG GCTGGGTGGTGAGCGGCGGCTGGTCGCGCGTGTACTACCACCGCGGCGAGTCGGTGCGcgtgcgcggcggcggcggcgcgctgcTGCGGCGGCTGGCGTGCGTGGCGCCGGCGCACGCGCAGCGCCTGCACGAGCTCACGCTCGAGCGCGGCGCCGCCTCGCAGCTCG GGTTCCACGTGCAGCCGGACGGGCTGGTGACGGCGGTGGAGGGCGGCGGCTGCGCGGCCCGCGCGGGcgtgcggcgcggcgcgcggctgCTGGAGGTGTGCCGCGCCGCCGTCACCGCGCTGCACCACGACCAGCTCGTCGACCTGCTCAAGACCTCCGACCCCGTCACG GTAACAGTGACATTCGCGAGCAGCTCCAAGTGTCAGTGCGAGACGACGTTAGAGGAGTGGGCGCCGCTGGCCCGCGCCGACGCACAACACCCGGGTCGACCGCGACGCGCCTACGAGCGTGGACACTCCCCGCCCCGCTCCGATAGCTCGGGCTATGGCACCG GCGGGTCGGGGCGCAGCGCGCGGCGCTCCCCGCAGACGTCCCCGGTGTCGGAGGCGGCGCTGCGACGACGCTCGCACGACGGCGCCGCCTCGCCGCGGCACCCCCGACACAAGCGCGCCTCCGCCAACACCAACTCGCTAACG GAGGAGCTGATGCGTCTAATGGACGCGGAGCTGGGGTCAGGCGCGCAGCAGGCGGCGGGCCGCGGCGGCAGCGTGCCCGCCACGCctgcgcccgccgccgcgccgccgctgccgctgtgtGACGCCGCCGCGCTCGACTGGGCCGCGCTCGTGCACACTGCCACCAGGGCCATGCTGCAG ATTTGCGAAGAACATCAATATCCGTCGATTGACAACCCCGATCCGATGTTGGACCCATTGACAAATGAACCGCCTGTCCACGACTCTTGGTCTGATGTACCC ACCACGGACACGAGCCCGCCGCTGCCGGCGCCGCCCCCCTCtgcccccgccgcccccgcgccccccgcGGCCGGCGCGTGCGGCTGCGGGCTGGCGGCGCGCGTCGCCGCGCTCGAGGCcgacgcggcgcgcgcgcagcgcCACCAGCACCAGCTTGAAGAGGAG GTTCGTCGTCTCCGACGACACAACGCCCGTCTGAGAGAAGAGTCGGCGCGCGCCGTGCTACAACTGAGACACTTCACGCAATGGCTGAAGCGCACAGTCGACCGCCAGTGA